One segment of Sulfobacillus thermosulfidooxidans DSM 9293 DNA contains the following:
- a CDS encoding Fur family transcriptional regulator, which yields MVHLSSVYRKLEEGAKRLTPQRELVIRIFAEHPGEHLSAEEVHQLVKKDFQDIGLATVYRSLELLTDLEILNRISFDDGRARYEFNQEETHRHHHLVCIRCGKVDEYGEDLLDPLEGRILKERGFHVLDHELKFYGLCRSCAAKREKTERTEKGIKGERIR from the coding sequence ATGGTACACCTGTCTTCTGTATACCGAAAACTTGAAGAGGGCGCCAAGCGGCTGACTCCTCAACGAGAACTTGTGATACGGATATTTGCTGAACATCCCGGAGAACATTTATCAGCAGAAGAAGTGCATCAACTAGTTAAAAAAGACTTTCAAGATATTGGGCTGGCGACAGTCTATCGCTCATTAGAACTTTTAACCGATTTAGAAATTCTGAACCGGATAAGTTTTGATGACGGCCGGGCTCGTTACGAGTTTAATCAAGAAGAGACGCACCGTCATCATCATCTCGTCTGCATTCGATGCGGCAAAGTCGACGAATATGGTGAAGATTTGTTAGATCCGTTAGAAGGGCGCATCCTCAAAGAGCGCGGTTTCCATGTTTTAGATCATGAATTGAAATTTTACGGGTTGTGCCGGAGTTGTGCGGCGAAGCGGGAGAAGACGGAGCGAACGGAAAAAGGAATCAAAGGAGAACGGATTCGATGA